One region of Quercus lobata isolate SW786 chromosome 2, ValleyOak3.0 Primary Assembly, whole genome shotgun sequence genomic DNA includes:
- the LOC115975094 gene encoding uncharacterized protein LOC115975094, whose translation MERKFTEMAEVDWNNQRSKRMIEEQAKEELEILETQHPNRFEYLKLELKSFIFHIQSQSQLPLPENYSSSSFPTSSIATTQESTSNRKRKVGDCLCVLMEDGNESPKKKLQMGTTNIMGNMKGITTNRKTKKKERVDEVLERAQACLQKIQHLKASLLFCC comes from the exons atggaaagaaAGTTTACGGAAATGGCGGAGGTGGATTGGAATAATCAAAGGAGTAAAAGGATGATAGAAGAACAGGCAAAGGAGGAGTTGGAAATACTAGAAACCCAACATCCCAACCGTTTTGAGTACCTGAAGCTTGAGCTCAAGTCCTTCATCTTTCACATTCAATCCCAGAGCCAACTTCCACTTCCTGAGAACTACAGCTCCAGCTCCTTTCCCACCTCTTCTATTGCTACCACTCAAG aATCAACCAGTAATAGGAAGAGGAAGGTAGGTGATTGTCTTTGTGTATTAATGGAGGATGGAAATGAATCACCCAAGAAGAAATTGCAAATGGGTACTACTAACATTATGGGAAACATGAAGGGGATCACTACTAATAGGAAGACCAAGAAGAAGGAAAGGGTCGATGAGGTTCTTGAGAGGGCTCAAGCATGTCTCCAAAAAATTCAGCACTTAAAAGCCTCTTTATTATTCTGCTGCTGA
- the LOC115975903 gene encoding nijmegen breakage syndrome 1 protein-like, which produces MVWALFPVDPVSGEDKYYIFARGTYKVGRKGCDVIINKDKGVSRIHAEIVVDALNSLNPLNKRPFNTLSKVRIRDCSKYGTFINKNLGQKEKVHELPNKETTLEDGDLVSFGTGNATYRFCFVPLIFFVCSESSQVNQPLQDKISAIGAHITHSLAQECTHVLVDQLRPVKEDVLDAIVSKKPIVLSSWVEFVAEKNIRTEIPSCSSYAPMLTVEGESIKVADPKSRENCLEGYTFLLEETNMYKFRDRLQSLLEVGGAKIVSVSGFCSSSQDLEYGDNNRMVCVIPGGSTEQSDQLKKLSSFLRVNEMDLIRAVLTGWLNPSFLISACILVSSSCSTDETVVADSDLEGETATSIQANVTVCTDEAIKVVSKAETSMASEEPIKFVSKDEVIKVVSKAETSMVSEEAVKFVSETETVIDHAAIKSKDICGTSCRDVSCGITVKIDKGDESECGNSDILFSQDLVVRDTNIPSRFSTTTNNGVLNFKRFRKTNTQSGNSFNNLIPFSKHPYKDSDGGNEEMVESVKEEKK; this is translated from the exons ATGGTGTGGGCTCTCTTTCCTGTAGACCCTGTCTCAG GTGAGGATAAGTACTATATATTTGCAAGGGGAACTTACAAAGTTGGTCGCAAAG GTTGTGACGTAATTATTAACAAAGACAAAGGAGTTTCTCGGATCCATGCAGAAATAGTTGTTGATGCACTGAATTCTTTGAATCCCCTGAATAAAAGACCTTTCAACACTTTGTCTAAAGTTAGGATTAGAGATTGCTCCAAATATGGAACATTCATTAACAAGAATCTGGGGCAAAAGGAAAAAGTTCATGAGCTCCCAAATAAGGAAACAACTTTAGAAGATGGGGACCTGGTTTCTTTTGGAACTGGTAATGCAACCTACAG gttttgttttgttcctctcatattttttgtttgctcGGAGTCCTCCCAAGTGAATCAACCCCTTCAAGACAAAATTTCAGCAATTG GAGCTCATATTACTCACAGCCTAGCTCAAGAGTGCACACATGTGCTTGTTGATCAACTCAGACCAGTGAAAGAAGATGTGCTTGATGCCATTGTATCAAAAAAACCTATTGTTCTTAGTAGTTGGGTTGAG TTTGTTGCAGAAAAGAACATTCGCACTGAAATTCCTAGCTGCAGTTC CTATGCTCCAATGTTGACAGTAGAAGGAGAATCAATCAAAGTTGCAGACCCTAAATCTCGTGAAAACTGCTTGGAAGGATATACTTTTTTATTGGAAGAGACAAACATG TACAAGTTCAGGGATCGGTTGCAGTCCTTATTGGAAGTGGGTGGTGCAAAGATTGTTTCTGTATCAGGCTTTTGTTCAAGTAGCCAA GACTTGGAATATGGAGATAATAATCGTATGGTTTGTGTTATCCCTGGAGGATCAACAGAGCAGTCTGATCAACTCAAAAAACTCAGTTCGTTCTTGCGAGTAAATGAGATGGATTTAATACGTGCTGTTTTAACTGGATGGCTGAATCCATCCTTTTTGATATCAGCATGCA TACTTGTTTCATCTTCATGCTCCACAGACGAAACGGTGGTAGCAGATTCTGATTTAGAGGGGGAAACGGCCACATCAATTCAGGCAAATGTCACAGTCTGCACTGATGAAGCCATTAAAGTTGTGAGCAAAGCTGAAACATCCATGGCTTCTGAAGAACCCATCAAATTTGTGAGCAAAGATGAAGTCATTAAAGTTGTGAGCAAAGCTGAAACATCCATGGTTTCTGAAGAAGCCGTTAAATTTGTGAGCGAAACTGAAACGGTCATAGATCATGCTGCCATCAAATCAAAGGATATCTGTGGTACAAGCTGCAGAGACGTTAGTTGTGGTATTACAGTCAAAATAGACAAGGGTGATGAGTCTGAATGCGGAAATTCAGATATACTTTTCAGCCAAGATTTAGTTGTGCGAGATACGAACATACCTTCTCGCTTCAGTACAACCACCAACAATGGAGTTCTAAATTTCAAACGCTTCAGAAAG ACAAATACTCAATCTGGGAATAGCTTCAACAATCTAATTCCATTTTCGA